A genomic region of Mycolicibacterium poriferae contains the following coding sequences:
- a CDS encoding polyprenyl synthetase family protein, producing MAPNGWGGPALGLATWREEVRDAVREHVSEFVRGECVDRLGDANVGVAGELLCNFLEGGKYVRSTFMYLGWLCGADEDPAALRASASLELLHAFALMQDDVMDGSPMRRSRPAAHVVFAGWHRDRAMTGSPERFGESAAILLGDLCLVWAEEMLRRSGVGEHALSRVWPRYDAMRTELAIGQFSDLVNSSQTYPRLEQVLDVLRRKSGNYTVRRPLEIGAAMAGCNRGVIDALAGYGAAIGEAFQLRDDILGVFGTPALTGKSAGTDMEDRKATSVIVAAYELADPSLRRQLAELMVAPDIDAAAVEHWRNLIVASGAVQRIEDLIADRHAEALSHLDRATIPDRPRAALADMAIACTQRAA from the coding sequence ATGGCGCCCAACGGCTGGGGCGGGCCTGCGCTCGGCCTGGCGACCTGGCGCGAGGAGGTGCGCGACGCGGTGCGCGAGCACGTCAGCGAGTTCGTGCGCGGCGAATGCGTGGATCGCCTGGGCGACGCCAACGTGGGTGTGGCCGGCGAGCTGCTGTGCAACTTCCTCGAGGGCGGCAAGTACGTGCGCTCGACGTTCATGTACCTGGGCTGGCTGTGCGGCGCCGACGAGGACCCCGCCGCGTTGCGCGCCTCGGCCAGCCTGGAGCTGCTGCACGCGTTCGCGCTGATGCAGGACGACGTCATGGACGGTTCCCCGATGCGGCGTTCCCGTCCCGCAGCGCATGTCGTGTTCGCCGGCTGGCACCGCGACCGCGCGATGACCGGGTCCCCCGAACGCTTCGGCGAGTCCGCGGCGATCCTGCTCGGAGATCTGTGCCTGGTGTGGGCCGAGGAGATGCTGCGCCGCAGCGGTGTCGGTGAGCACGCCCTGTCGCGGGTGTGGCCGCGCTACGACGCGATGCGCACCGAGTTGGCGATCGGCCAGTTCTCCGATCTGGTCAACAGCTCCCAGACCTACCCCCGCCTGGAGCAGGTGCTCGACGTGCTGCGCCGCAAGTCCGGCAACTACACCGTGCGTCGGCCGCTGGAGATCGGCGCGGCGATGGCCGGCTGCAACCGCGGCGTCATCGACGCGCTGGCGGGTTACGGGGCCGCGATCGGCGAGGCGTTCCAGCTACGCGACGACATCCTCGGGGTCTTCGGCACGCCGGCCCTGACCGGGAAGTCCGCCGGAACCGACATGGAGGACCGCAAGGCCACCAGCGTCATCGTCGCCGCCTACGAACTCGCCGACCCGTCGCTGCGCCGCCAGCTCGCCGAGCTGATGGTCGCCCCCGACATCGACGCCGCCGCCGTCGAGCACTGGCGCAACCTGATCGTCGCCAGCGGCGCCGTGCAACGGATCGAGGACCTGATCGCCGACCGGCACGCCGAGGCGCTGAGCCACCTCGACCGCGCCACCATCCCGGACCGACCCCGAGCCGCGCTGGCCGACATGGCCATCGCCTGCACCCAGCGAGCAGCCTGA
- a CDS encoding MMPL family transporter has protein sequence MLYRIALLAIAAPRRIVAVAAMVMVASAIFGIPVASHLTAGGFQDPDSESARATKVLTDTFGRGDLQLVFAVTGPREQAEPVGRRLVDRLESDPNVVRAVSAWTAPEQAAAALVSRDGQTGLVVAELTGGEERAPRYAQQIVDEVEPAILPGYPDVTVRAGGSAMVYSQINAQTQRDVVVMEAIALPLSFLVLVWVFKGLLAAAVPVAVGALAIVGSMAVLRLVALGTDVSIFALNLTTALGLALAIDYTLLIVSRFRDEVAAGAPREQALVTTMVTAGRTVLFSALTVALSMAAMVLFPMYFLKSFAYAGVATVALCAAAAVLVTPAAIMLLGDRLDTLDVRRVVRRRPDPVDAHERFWYRSTKFVTRRAVLVALAGTVLLVALGLPFLRVSWGLPDERVLPRSASAYQVGELVRTAFPDNAEASLTVVVPDADGLTAQEYERYAAAASRIGGVTTVSAPPGIYADGRRVGPPSEAAGTGGGAAFLTVGSTTALFTEASQRQLDALRALPGPGGREVAITGIAQVNRDSVAAIEQRLPVVLGVIAAITLVLLFVLTGSVVLPIKALILNMLSLTAAFGALVWIFQEGHLGAFGTTPTGALVANMPVLLFCIAFGLSMDYEVFIIARIREFWLASGRTRADNDESVALGLAHTGRVVTAAALIMSISFGALIAAQVSFMRMFGLGLTLAVLVDATLVRMGLLPAYMRLMGRWNWWAPPVLSRLVSRPGTSRN, from the coding sequence CTGCTGTACCGGATTGCGCTGCTGGCCATCGCCGCGCCCCGTCGAATCGTGGCGGTCGCGGCGATGGTGATGGTTGCCTCGGCCATCTTCGGGATTCCGGTGGCGAGCCACCTCACCGCGGGTGGATTCCAGGACCCGGACTCGGAGTCCGCCCGCGCCACCAAGGTGCTCACCGACACCTTCGGCCGCGGGGATCTGCAACTGGTGTTCGCCGTCACCGGCCCCCGAGAGCAGGCCGAACCCGTCGGTCGCCGGCTCGTCGACCGGCTGGAAAGCGACCCGAACGTCGTCCGCGCGGTCTCTGCGTGGACCGCGCCCGAGCAGGCGGCCGCGGCGTTGGTCAGCCGCGACGGGCAGACCGGGCTGGTGGTGGCCGAACTGACCGGCGGGGAGGAACGCGCCCCCCGCTACGCCCAGCAGATCGTCGACGAGGTCGAGCCGGCGATCCTGCCCGGCTACCCCGACGTCACGGTGCGCGCCGGGGGTTCGGCGATGGTGTATTCCCAGATCAACGCCCAGACCCAGCGCGACGTCGTGGTGATGGAGGCCATCGCGCTCCCGCTGAGCTTTCTGGTGCTGGTGTGGGTGTTCAAGGGGCTGCTGGCCGCCGCGGTGCCGGTGGCGGTCGGGGCGTTGGCGATCGTCGGCTCGATGGCGGTGTTGCGGTTGGTCGCGCTGGGCACCGATGTCTCGATCTTTGCGCTGAACCTGACCACGGCGCTGGGTCTGGCGCTGGCCATCGACTACACGCTGCTGATCGTGAGCCGCTTCCGAGACGAGGTGGCCGCCGGGGCGCCGCGGGAACAGGCGCTGGTGACGACGATGGTCACCGCGGGCCGGACCGTGCTGTTCTCGGCGTTGACGGTGGCGCTGTCGATGGCGGCGATGGTGCTGTTCCCGATGTACTTCCTGAAGTCGTTCGCCTACGCCGGGGTGGCGACGGTGGCGTTGTGTGCGGCCGCCGCGGTGCTGGTGACACCGGCGGCGATCATGCTGCTCGGCGACCGGCTCGACACACTCGACGTCCGGCGGGTGGTGCGGCGCCGTCCCGACCCCGTCGACGCCCACGAGCGGTTCTGGTACCGGTCGACGAAGTTCGTGACCCGCCGCGCAGTGCTCGTGGCGCTCGCGGGCACGGTGCTGCTGGTCGCTTTGGGCCTGCCGTTCCTGCGGGTGTCCTGGGGATTGCCCGACGAACGGGTGCTGCCGCGGTCGGCGTCGGCCTATCAGGTCGGCGAGTTGGTGCGCACCGCGTTCCCCGACAACGCCGAGGCCTCGCTGACCGTGGTGGTGCCCGACGCCGACGGACTGACCGCGCAGGAGTACGAGCGCTACGCCGCGGCCGCGTCCCGCATCGGCGGGGTCACGACGGTCAGCGCACCGCCGGGCATCTACGCCGACGGCCGCCGGGTCGGTCCGCCCTCAGAGGCCGCCGGGACCGGTGGCGGCGCGGCGTTCCTGACCGTCGGCAGCACCACGGCGCTGTTCACCGAGGCCTCGCAGCGTCAACTCGACGCCCTCCGGGCGCTGCCCGGACCGGGTGGTCGCGAGGTCGCGATCACCGGGATCGCGCAGGTCAACCGCGACAGCGTCGCCGCGATCGAACAGCGTCTGCCCGTGGTGCTGGGCGTGATCGCGGCCATCACGCTGGTGCTGCTGTTCGTGCTGACCGGCAGTGTCGTGCTCCCGATCAAGGCACTGATCCTCAACATGTTGTCGCTGACCGCGGCGTTCGGGGCGCTGGTGTGGATCTTCCAGGAAGGCCATCTCGGCGCGTTCGGCACCACTCCGACCGGAGCGCTGGTGGCCAACATGCCGGTGCTGCTGTTCTGTATCGCGTTCGGCCTGTCGATGGACTACGAGGTGTTCATCATCGCCCGCATCCGGGAGTTCTGGCTGGCCAGCGGCCGAACCCGGGCCGACAACGACGAGAGCGTGGCACTGGGGCTGGCCCACACCGGGCGCGTGGTGACCGCGGCCGCGCTGATCATGTCCATCTCGTTCGGTGCCCTGATCGCGGCGCAGGTGTCGTTCATGCGGATGTTCGGCCTGGGCCTGACGCTGGCGGTGCTGGTCGACGCGACGTTGGTGCGGATGGGGCTGCTGCCGGCCTACATGCGTCTGATGGGCCGATGGAACTGGTGGGCTCCGCCGGTTTTGAGCAGACTGGTGAGTAGACCGGGCACGTCGCGAAATTAA